In Stieleria varia, one genomic interval encodes:
- a CDS encoding ExbD/TolR family protein, translating to MSQDLADMIDDEQDDFKIEKKNRDSEEMDITPMIDITFLLLIFFVVCSKMDPSQTGKIPEADNGEAISAKDSAVIFINPTAGDKVALSRYDGSEFSPDEDTQAAEIIEYIEKEMEKSTGKNKNQVMIMGDENIKVAEVTRVQKIIGDAFPDLNSTYIAVKEQ from the coding sequence ATGAGCCAAGATCTTGCCGACATGATCGATGATGAACAAGACGACTTCAAAATCGAAAAGAAAAATCGCGACAGCGAAGAGATGGACATCACACCGATGATCGACATCACCTTCCTGCTGCTGATCTTCTTCGTCGTCTGTTCCAAAATGGATCCTTCGCAAACTGGAAAGATCCCGGAAGCCGACAACGGGGAGGCGATTAGCGCCAAGGACTCCGCGGTGATCTTCATCAACCCGACCGCCGGCGACAAAGTTGCATTGTCACGCTACGACGGTTCCGAATTCAGCCCCGACGAGGACACCCAAGCGGCCGAGATCATCGAGTACATCGAAAAGGAGATGGAGAAGTCCACGGGTAAGAACAAAAACCAAGTGATGATCATGGGTGATGAGAACATCAAGGTGGCAGAAGTCACCCGTGTTCAGAAAATCATTGGTGATGCCTTTCCGGATTTGAATTCGACCTACATCGCGGTGAAGGAGCAATGA
- a CDS encoding MotA/TolQ/ExbB proton channel family protein translates to MVFAELSLYDIISNATYGALAAVALWGLYCIVVVWTRVNSKRFKNEDQQVAFMDDVEQMLNAGDFEGVTEYCEGDTRAIPQMITLAVNNRELGYKRARQFMLDRFQRDVMSDLEYRLSWVSTVIKSAPMIGLFGTVFGMMGAFQTLATAETVEPSALAGDINVALITTASGLAIAIPLMIIVANINIKIAKMEDLVGSGLGRFFEAFKTGLARTGGA, encoded by the coding sequence ATGGTATTTGCTGAACTGTCGCTCTACGACATCATTTCCAATGCGACTTATGGCGCGTTGGCTGCCGTCGCTCTCTGGGGGCTGTACTGCATCGTCGTCGTGTGGACGCGAGTGAACTCCAAGCGATTCAAGAACGAGGATCAACAGGTGGCGTTCATGGATGACGTCGAACAGATGCTCAACGCCGGCGATTTTGAAGGCGTGACCGAGTATTGCGAAGGCGACACGCGGGCGATCCCGCAGATGATCACCCTAGCCGTCAACAACCGTGAACTGGGGTACAAGCGGGCCCGCCAATTCATGCTGGACCGATTCCAACGGGACGTCATGAGCGACTTGGAATATCGCCTCAGTTGGGTCAGCACGGTGATCAAGAGCGCTCCCATGATCGGGCTGTTCGGAACAGTGTTCGGGATGATGGGTGCGTTCCAGACGTTGGCCACCGCCGAGACCGTGGAACCCTCCGCGTTGGCCGGTGACATCAACGTGGCGTTGATCACGACAGCCAGCGGACTGGCGATCGCCATCCCGCTGATGATCATCGTGGCCAACATCAACATCAAGATCGCCAAGATGGAGGACCTCGTCGGTTCCGGTCTGGGGCGATTCTTCGAAGCCTTCAAGACGGGTCTCGCCAGAACCGGTGGAGCATAA
- a CDS encoding alpha/beta fold hydrolase has protein sequence MGQRKYGRENQGYLVQTIHLKSGQSQSLSGTLWTPDTAPTGVLVLLHGLGDHSDRFAQMASVLVKSGWAVLGMDLPGHGRSPGRRGDAKYRDLLGHVAAARHQMAVRFPAAAQVILGHSMGGNLAMNYVIRCEQLDRRDTPPLEGIVLCSPMLLPPDPPPRPHVFAAWLTGHLLPWWKIRRRPEVELLTSDARHAVTIEQDEVMHGEVTLRLATQLLAQGRFALDNANQVNVPTLICYGDDDQLIDKAACRHAAMRIGSGVTVQCWPDQRHDLLHDTQADQVIEELCLWLRGLVKSENSQLQLSRVTVAA, from the coding sequence ATGGGGCAGCGAAAATACGGCAGAGAAAACCAAGGATACCTCGTGCAAACCATCCACCTTAAATCGGGCCAATCGCAGTCCTTGAGCGGCACGCTTTGGACCCCCGACACCGCTCCGACGGGAGTGCTGGTGTTGCTGCACGGCCTGGGGGATCACTCCGACCGATTTGCCCAAATGGCATCCGTCTTAGTGAAATCCGGCTGGGCGGTTTTGGGAATGGATTTGCCGGGGCACGGCCGCTCGCCGGGACGTCGCGGGGACGCAAAGTACCGAGATCTGCTCGGGCATGTCGCAGCGGCACGTCATCAGATGGCGGTGCGTTTCCCCGCTGCCGCACAAGTGATCTTGGGGCACAGCATGGGGGGCAACTTGGCGATGAACTACGTGATCCGCTGCGAACAGCTTGACCGCCGTGACACACCACCGCTGGAGGGCATCGTGCTTTGTTCGCCGATGTTGTTGCCACCCGATCCGCCGCCGCGGCCTCATGTTTTCGCCGCTTGGTTGACGGGGCATTTGTTGCCCTGGTGGAAGATTCGTCGGCGTCCCGAGGTGGAGCTTTTGACGAGCGATGCCCGGCACGCGGTGACGATCGAGCAAGATGAAGTGATGCACGGCGAAGTCACCTTGCGGTTGGCCACGCAACTGTTGGCGCAAGGTCGTTTCGCGCTCGACAATGCAAACCAAGTCAACGTACCGACGTTGATCTGTTATGGCGATGACGATCAATTGATCGACAAGGCTGCGTGCCGACACGCGGCGATGCGCATCGGCAGTGGTGTGACGGTGCAATGTTGGCCCGATCAACGTCACGACTTGTTGCATGACACACAAGCCGATCAGGTGATTGAGGAACTGTGCCTTTGGCTACGTGGCTTGGTCAAAAGTGAGAACTCTCAATTACAGCTTTCCCGCGTGACCGTGGCGGCTTAG
- a CDS encoding ABC transporter ATP-binding protein, with amino-acid sequence MASVVTPENESAAQSRAESIDEAALKRQLEREQLRISKFDIVTSLFLSLILFIGAFVLMMFIIWLLSGKPKPRPLAPLIENPAGRGENPEGFERDFEPPGAEEVEELTEPTLADTIEAVTDAVSSVAASLTTTDTNATASTSGTGAGDSRPPGPEGEGDDIIPRWERWELQFTAKNPNEYAKQLDFHRIELGAFGGGQNTIDTASNLSTNPTKKTNTNPPSEERIYFSWKTQTPLIQYDRQLLGQAGVQLQGRNIVRFIDAELENVLAHAELEYAKSKSYQSVTQIAKTVFECKAGGDGYVFEVVSQRYRKGK; translated from the coding sequence ATGGCATCTGTTGTCACGCCCGAGAACGAATCTGCGGCTCAGTCACGAGCGGAATCCATCGATGAAGCTGCGCTCAAGCGTCAGTTGGAACGAGAGCAGTTACGGATCAGCAAGTTTGACATCGTCACCTCGCTGTTTCTGTCGTTGATTCTGTTCATCGGTGCTTTCGTGCTGATGATGTTCATCATTTGGTTGCTCAGCGGAAAGCCCAAGCCCCGGCCGTTGGCGCCGCTGATCGAAAACCCCGCCGGTCGAGGAGAGAATCCCGAAGGATTTGAGCGAGACTTTGAACCGCCAGGTGCAGAAGAAGTCGAGGAACTGACCGAGCCGACGTTGGCCGACACGATCGAAGCCGTCACCGACGCGGTCAGCTCCGTCGCGGCGTCGCTGACCACGACCGACACCAACGCCACCGCGTCGACTTCTGGAACCGGAGCCGGTGACAGTCGACCGCCTGGTCCGGAGGGCGAAGGCGACGACATCATTCCACGTTGGGAACGTTGGGAGTTGCAATTCACGGCAAAGAATCCCAACGAGTACGCCAAACAATTGGATTTCCACCGTATCGAGCTGGGCGCGTTCGGCGGCGGTCAAAACACGATCGATACGGCTTCGAATTTGTCGACCAATCCGACGAAGAAAACGAACACGAATCCTCCCAGCGAAGAACGGATTTACTTTTCGTGGAAGACGCAGACTCCGTTGATTCAGTACGACAGGCAACTGCTGGGGCAAGCGGGCGTGCAGTTACAGGGACGCAACATCGTTCGCTTCATCGATGCCGAATTGGAAAACGTCTTGGCTCACGCGGAATTGGAATACGCCAAGAGCAAGAGCTATCAGTCGGTCACTCAAATCGCCAAGACGGTTTTTGAGTGTAAAGCAGGCGGGGACGGCTACGTGTTCGAAGTGGTCAGCCAACGTTACCGAAAGGGCAAGTGA
- a CDS encoding alanine/glycine:cation symporter family protein codes for MKRTHAPLLAFHAGPTRKFSLAMLTLCLVLTSVSVGSNALLASPQAEPVATDSANQPDENAPQPQSGEAENLPEEPSSEPPADSTPEPEPTAFDRVDGWFGKYLVAPVAKVIFYDFGSGPKTETQTDADGNESKVVHPGWLRTDGAPDGVSIPFVVLWLLAGAMFLTLRMRFINFRGFWHAIQLTRGKYDTPGEPGEVSHFQALAAALSATVGLGNIAGVAIAIGTGGPGATVWIILIGLLGMTAKFSECTLGQLYRSNDDSGHVIGGPMRYLKYGLAEIGMGGLGRVLAVVFAVLCIGASFGGGNAFQVGQSLDAIRGTDPDGFLNTYPWVYGLIMVVAVGVVIIGGIKSIGAVAGRVVPFMCAAYVLAALFILVVNLDKIPAAIATIFDQAFTPDAAYGSFLGVMVIGIKRAVFSNEAGVGSAAIAHSAAKTDEPVSEGIVALLEPFIDTVVVCTITALVIVVTGVYADPAMASEIAGNQGASLTLQAFVVGGYDWFRYILYVAVVLFAYSTCISWSYYGERCWAQLFGARTSLVYKGLFLVFTLLGSIITRGNILDFSDLMILGMSFPNLLGVFLLSGVVKRKLDEYWGKYQRGELAMAEDA; via the coding sequence ATGAAACGCACCCACGCCCCCCTGTTGGCCTTTCATGCTGGCCCGACGCGGAAGTTTTCCCTGGCCATGCTGACGCTGTGCCTCGTTCTGACCTCGGTCAGCGTCGGTTCCAACGCACTGCTGGCGTCACCGCAAGCTGAGCCGGTTGCCACCGATTCGGCGAACCAGCCCGACGAGAATGCCCCCCAACCGCAGTCCGGCGAAGCAGAAAATCTGCCGGAGGAGCCCTCTAGCGAGCCGCCCGCTGACTCAACACCCGAACCCGAACCCACCGCGTTCGATCGCGTCGACGGCTGGTTCGGCAAATATCTGGTCGCGCCGGTGGCGAAAGTCATTTTCTACGATTTCGGCAGCGGTCCCAAAACGGAAACGCAAACCGATGCCGACGGCAACGAGTCAAAAGTCGTGCATCCGGGCTGGTTGAGAACCGACGGGGCACCCGATGGGGTTTCCATTCCTTTCGTCGTGCTCTGGCTGTTGGCCGGAGCAATGTTTCTGACCCTGAGAATGCGTTTCATCAATTTTCGCGGGTTCTGGCACGCGATCCAGTTGACGCGGGGCAAGTACGACACGCCGGGCGAGCCGGGCGAGGTCTCGCATTTCCAGGCGCTCGCGGCGGCGCTATCGGCTACCGTCGGGCTGGGCAACATCGCGGGCGTCGCCATCGCGATCGGAACCGGCGGCCCAGGCGCAACGGTCTGGATCATTCTGATCGGACTGTTGGGGATGACGGCCAAGTTCAGCGAGTGCACCCTGGGACAACTTTATCGGTCCAACGACGATTCCGGACACGTGATCGGCGGACCGATGCGATACCTCAAATACGGCTTGGCGGAAATCGGCATGGGCGGTCTGGGCCGCGTCTTGGCGGTCGTGTTCGCCGTGTTGTGCATCGGTGCCAGTTTCGGCGGCGGCAATGCATTCCAAGTCGGCCAGTCGCTCGATGCGATTCGAGGCACCGATCCCGATGGATTCCTGAACACGTATCCTTGGGTTTACGGTTTGATCATGGTCGTCGCGGTCGGCGTTGTGATCATCGGCGGGATCAAGAGCATTGGTGCGGTGGCCGGACGGGTGGTGCCCTTCATGTGCGCCGCCTATGTACTGGCCGCCTTGTTCATCTTGGTGGTTAATCTCGACAAGATCCCCGCCGCCATCGCCACCATCTTCGACCAGGCCTTCACACCGGACGCCGCCTACGGTTCATTTTTGGGCGTCATGGTCATCGGCATCAAACGCGCCGTGTTCAGCAACGAAGCCGGTGTGGGATCGGCGGCGATCGCGCACTCGGCCGCAAAGACCGACGAGCCGGTCAGCGAAGGCATCGTGGCGCTGCTGGAGCCCTTTATCGACACCGTGGTGGTTTGCACGATCACGGCGCTCGTGATCGTGGTCACTGGTGTGTACGCCGATCCGGCGATGGCATCCGAGATCGCGGGCAATCAAGGTGCATCGCTGACCTTGCAAGCGTTTGTTGTCGGCGGTTACGACTGGTTCCGATACATCTTGTATGTCGCTGTGGTGCTCTTCGCCTACAGCACGTGCATCAGTTGGTCCTACTACGGCGAACGTTGTTGGGCTCAGCTCTTCGGTGCACGCACATCGCTTGTCTACAAAGGCTTGTTCCTGGTGTTCACCTTGCTCGGTTCGATCATCACTCGCGGCAACATCCTCGATTTCAGTGACCTGATGATTCTCGGCATGTCGTTCCCCAACTTGCTGGGCGTGTTCTTGCTCAGCGGCGTGGTGAAGCGAAAACTGGATGAGTACTGGGGCAAGTACCAGCGTGGCGAGTTGGCGATGGCGGAGGACGCGTGA
- a CDS encoding ExbD/TolR family protein, which translates to MQVPRFGSRVATTKGRPAKRNSAKGNSAREKSTQCDMTPMVDVTFLLLIFFMVTAAFSLQRAIAIENPETNLPSPNVVLTPPEPPQSMLLTVDEFGGFHLQSSDGERDIVGKQNLISELRGATAAIPAVSQLDVAVDPAAKLRWLVDAVDAGTIAGFERVRMVNAASDSNFNNPSTSADF; encoded by the coding sequence ATGCAGGTACCTCGATTCGGCAGTCGCGTTGCGACAACCAAGGGACGCCCAGCCAAAAGAAACTCAGCCAAAGGAAATTCAGCCCGGGAGAAGTCAACTCAGTGTGACATGACACCGATGGTGGACGTCACCTTTCTGCTGCTGATTTTCTTTATGGTCACCGCTGCCTTTTCGCTGCAGCGGGCGATCGCGATCGAGAACCCTGAAACAAATCTGCCAAGTCCTAACGTGGTGCTAACCCCACCCGAGCCTCCGCAATCGATGCTGTTGACCGTCGACGAGTTTGGCGGTTTTCATTTGCAGTCGTCCGACGGCGAACGTGACATCGTTGGCAAACAAAACCTGATCTCCGAACTGCGCGGGGCAACCGCAGCGATCCCCGCCGTGTCGCAATTGGATGTCGCCGTGGATCCGGCGGCCAAATTACGGTGGTTAGTCGATGCCGTGGATGCCGGCACGATCGCGGGGTTCGAACGAGTCCGGATGGTCAACGCAGCAAGCGATTCCAACTTCAATAACCCTTCAACCTCGGCTGATTTTTAA
- a CDS encoding biopolymer transporter ExbD: protein MSVSVTCPQCGSTHSVNDALAGRRVRCPQCDTAVHVPELDVITPMAVEPIEVVGDADDAEVIEIQPWDDDSAQPVVATPVAMTPPALPTGPSSSRANTASPPALPTAAAATAVAATAAPAGSHAHAEHHLGDDPIPPSLLDEEDDSLPPRKQRDDGELDMTPMVDVTFLLLIFFMVTASFSLQKSIEMPRQQTDAPSTTVVEEEEEKLDSVEVQVDEFGAFLVIGPDWEREAAGKQNLLTLLREALTGADAMRLVIKIQEDCKLRFLVDAMDAGTIAGYTETQVTQVEELD, encoded by the coding sequence ATGTCTGTTTCGGTCACTTGCCCGCAGTGTGGTTCCACCCACAGCGTCAACGACGCTTTGGCGGGCCGACGTGTGCGCTGTCCCCAATGCGATACCGCAGTCCACGTCCCGGAACTCGATGTCATCACCCCGATGGCCGTTGAGCCGATCGAGGTGGTCGGCGATGCGGATGACGCAGAGGTGATCGAGATCCAGCCTTGGGATGACGACTCGGCGCAGCCAGTCGTTGCGACGCCCGTTGCGATGACCCCACCAGCCTTGCCCACCGGACCGAGCAGCTCCAGAGCCAACACTGCGTCTCCTCCGGCGCTCCCGACCGCTGCTGCGGCGACCGCGGTTGCCGCTACGGCAGCTCCCGCCGGATCTCATGCACACGCAGAACACCACCTTGGTGATGACCCGATCCCACCCAGCCTATTGGACGAGGAAGATGACTCGTTGCCACCTCGCAAGCAGCGGGACGATGGCGAACTTGACATGACGCCGATGGTCGACGTGACTTTCCTGCTCTTGATTTTCTTCATGGTGACCGCCTCGTTCAGCTTGCAAAAATCAATCGAGATGCCCCGTCAGCAGACCGACGCCCCCAGTACCACGGTGGTCGAGGAAGAAGAGGAGAAGCTCGATTCGGTCGAAGTTCAGGTGGATGAGTTCGGAGCCTTTCTCGTGATCGGTCCTGATTGGGAACGAGAGGCCGCCGGCAAGCAAAACCTGTTGACGTTGCTAAGAGAAGCGTTGACCGGGGCCGACGCCATGCGACTGGTTATCAAAATCCAGGAAGACTGCAAACTACGCTTCCTTGTCGACGCGATGGATGCGGGCACGATCGCCGGTTACACCGAGACTCAAGTCACGCAAGTCGAGGAACTGGATTGA
- a CDS encoding alkaline phosphatase family protein — MSQSPVCVINVVGLTPALLPHAPCIGRWMQRGHQAQAWKSPLPAVTCTSQATMLTGLDPRDHGIVGNGWYFRDTQEIRFWQQANSLVQSDKLYDAYETAKMFWWFNQSSSAGYTATPKPHYGCDGNKVFDILDHTGCDLTKRLGPFPFFTFWGPGAGLPCSRWIADATAIVLREKRPTLTLAYLPHLDYDFQRLPEHAPARVAEVDACVGSIVDAAEAVDTQVVIVSEYGLVPVSRPVHINRVLRQAGWLGVRGGPFGEILMPGESSAFAVADHQLAHVYVNDPALIPSVRKCLAETPGIAAVVDPAEVHLDHPRSGELIALAEPDAWFTYYYWIDDDVAPDFARTVDIHRKPGYDPCELFMTSKPRMIARLTQKKLGFRYKMDVIPLDATLVRGSHGVHPSDPNDGPLIIGPATDHPLPTDMKGFRSYIGSLIGQ, encoded by the coding sequence GTGAGTCAGTCACCGGTCTGTGTCATCAACGTCGTCGGGCTGACACCCGCCTTGTTGCCGCACGCTCCGTGCATCGGACGATGGATGCAACGTGGGCATCAAGCCCAAGCCTGGAAGAGCCCCTTGCCGGCCGTGACGTGCACCTCGCAAGCCACAATGTTGACCGGTTTGGACCCTCGCGACCACGGCATCGTGGGCAACGGCTGGTACTTTCGTGACACCCAAGAGATTCGCTTTTGGCAACAAGCCAACTCGCTGGTCCAATCGGACAAGCTGTACGACGCATACGAGACCGCCAAGATGTTTTGGTGGTTCAATCAATCGTCTTCCGCTGGATACACCGCGACACCCAAACCGCACTACGGTTGCGATGGCAACAAGGTGTTCGACATCTTGGATCACACCGGATGTGATCTGACAAAGCGGCTCGGCCCATTTCCCTTCTTCACGTTCTGGGGTCCCGGCGCGGGACTGCCCTGTTCGCGTTGGATCGCCGACGCCACCGCGATCGTGTTGAGAGAAAAACGTCCCACGTTGACGTTGGCCTACCTGCCGCATCTGGACTACGACTTTCAACGTTTGCCCGAACACGCCCCAGCCAGAGTTGCCGAAGTCGACGCGTGTGTAGGATCGATCGTTGATGCCGCCGAAGCGGTGGACACACAAGTGGTGATCGTTTCCGAATACGGATTGGTTCCCGTCAGCCGCCCCGTTCACATCAATCGCGTGCTGCGTCAAGCCGGGTGGCTGGGCGTGCGAGGCGGACCGTTCGGCGAAATCCTGATGCCCGGAGAATCATCGGCATTCGCGGTTGCCGATCATCAACTCGCTCACGTCTACGTCAACGACCCCGCGTTGATTCCCAGTGTTCGAAAGTGTCTGGCAGAAACGCCTGGCATTGCGGCCGTGGTCGATCCCGCCGAAGTCCACTTGGACCATCCGCGAAGCGGTGAGTTGATCGCCTTGGCCGAGCCCGATGCGTGGTTCACGTACTACTACTGGATCGACGACGACGTTGCCCCCGACTTTGCCCGCACCGTCGACATCCACCGCAAACCGGGTTACGACCCGTGCGAATTGTTCATGACCAGCAAGCCGAGAATGATCGCCCGGTTGACGCAAAAGAAACTCGGTTTCCGTTACAAGATGGACGTGATCCCCTTGGACGCCACGTTGGTCCGAGGAAGTCATGGCGTGCACCCCTCCGACCCCAACGACGGACCCTTGATCATCGGCCCTGCGACCGACCATCCATTGCCGACCGACATGAAGGGATTCCGCAGTTACATCGGATCGCTGATCGGTCAATGA